The DNA segment AAGATGATTTAACTCACAAACTTGTGGATATAGTTAGAATTAATGAAAGATTAAAGGAAAGCATAGATGCAGGAGCCCCACAATTAATAGTAGAAGATCTATGGGACCTATTACAATACCACGTTGCAACGTATTTTGATAATGAAATTCCAGGCTTACCTACATCAAAACATAGATCAGGTAGACCATTAAGAACTCTAGCACAAAGATTAAAAGGTAAAGAAGGTAGATTTAGAGGTAATTTATCTGGTAAAAGAGTTGACTTTTCATCAAGAACTGTTATATCTCCTGATCCTAACATAAGTATTGATGAAGTAGGAGTTCCCATAGATATTGCAAAAATACTTACAGTTCCAGAGAGAGTTACAAAATGGAACATTGAAAGAATGAGGGAATACGTGCTAAACGGTCCAGACAAGTGGCCTGGAGCTAACTACGTTATAAAACCAGACGGCAGAAGAATTGATTTACGTTATGTAAAAGATAGAAAGGAGTTTGCGTCAACATTAGCTCCTGGTTTTATAGTAGAAAGACATCTAATAGACGGCGATATTGTGATATTTAATAGACAACCATCTTTACATAGAATTTCCATGATGGCTCACAAAGTTAGAGTATTGCCAGGCAGAACTTTCAGATTAAACTTGCTTGTATGTCCACCATATAACGCAGACTTTGATGGAGATGAAATGAACTTACATGTGCCGCAGTCAGAAGAAGCTATTGCAGAAGCTAAGGAATTAATGCTGGTGCATAAGAATATTCTAACTCCTAGATATGGAGGTCCAATAATGGGTTCTGCCCAAGATTATATTAGCGGTGCTTATTTACTTACTGTAAAAACTACGCTTTTAACAGAGGATGAAGTACAAACTATACTTGGGGTAGCAAACATATCTAAGGATATTGGAGAGCCTGCAATATTAGCACCAAAAAGATTATACACAGGGAAACAAGTAGTAAGTCTATTCCTACCGGAGGACTTTAATTATCACGGCCAAGCTAATATAGCAAGTGGTCCTAGATTATGCACAGATGAAGATTGTCCGCACGATTCTTACATAGTTATTAAGAACGGAAAGTTATTAGAAGGAGTATTCGATAAGAAAGCTTTAGGAAACCAGCAGCCAGAAAGCATACTTCATTGGTTAATTAGAGAATATCCAGAGGATTATGGATTGTGGTTGATGGATAACATATTCAAGGTATTTATAAGGTATATAGAAATTCATGGACTTACGATGAGTATCAATGACGTAACTATTTCGCAAGAAGCTATGGCTAAAATAGCTGAAAAAGCAAAGCAAGCAGATAAACAAGTTCAAGAACTCATTGAGAAGTATGAAAAAGGAGAACTAGAGCAAATACCTGGTAGAACTTTAGAGGAAAGTTTGGAGAGCTATATCCTAGACACATTAGACAAATTAAGAAATGATGCTGGTGAGATTGCAGCGGCAGACCTAGATCCATTTAATAATGTGTATATTATGGCAAGAACTGGTGCCAGAGGTAGCGTCCTAAATATTACTCAAATGGCAGCGATGCTAGGACAACAATCGGTAAGAGGTGAGAGAATTTCTAGAGGTTATTATAAGAGAGCTTTGCCTCACTTTAAACGCGATGATATATCTGCAGAAGCTAGAGGTTTCATATACTCATCATTTAGAAGCGGATTAAATCCTATAGAATTATTCTTCCACGCGGCTGCAGGTAGAGAAGGTTTAGTAGACACTGCAGTAAGGACTTCACAAAGCGGTTACATGCAAAGAAGATTAATAAACGCATTATCAGATTTAAGAGTAGAATATGATGGCACAGTAAGAACTTTATATGGCGAGGTAATACAAACTTTATATGGAGGAGACGGTGTACATCCAATGTATAGCTCTCATGGTAAAACCGTTGATGTGAATAGAATTCTAGAAAGGGTTGTAGGTTGGAAGAGGTGAGAATTTATGATTAATGAAGAAGATAAAAAATATTTGGAAGAAAAATTATCTTCATTAAGTGGTAAAATTCCAGATAGTGTTATTCAGAAGTTAAGAGATGCAATAGTCTCGTATCCAGCAAATATAACTAAGGAGGAGATTGATAAAATAATCAATTTAACATTAAAAGATTACGATGTATCGCTAATAAATCCTGGAGAAGCAGCGGGTGTAGTTGCTGCCCAATCAATTGGGGAGCCAGGTACTCAGATGACTTTAAGAACCTTCCACTTTGCTGGAGTTAGAGAGTTAAACGTAACTTTAGGTTTGCCAAGATTAATAGAAATAGTAGACGCAAGAAAGGTTCCTTCTACACCAATGATGACTATCTATCTTACAGACGAATATAAAACAGATAGGGAAAAGGCAATTTCTATAGCTAGGAAAATAGAATATACAAAAATAGAGAACGTAGTAGATTCAACTAGCATAGATATGGCATCTATGGCTCTTATAATTCATCTTGATGAGAAAATGCTAAAGGATAAAGGAATTGAGCCAGACGAAGTTGAAAAAGTGATTAGAAAACTAAAACTAGGAGATTTTACGATTGATAGGCCAGATGAATTAACAATTACAGTTACTTTCCAGAATATGGATAGTATAACCGGATTATTTAAAGCAAGAGAAAAGATACTTAATACTAAAATTAAAGGCATTAAAGGAATAAAAAGAGCAATAGTACAAAAAAGAGGGGATGAATACGTGATTATAACAGATGGATCTAACTTAGAAGGAGTATTAGGAATTAAAGGAGTAGATGTAAGTAGGATAGAAACTAATAATCTTCATGAAGTAGAAAACGTATTAGGAATTGAAGCCGCAAGAGAATTAATAACTAGAGAAATTAAGAAAGTGTTAGACGAGCAAGGTTTAGACGTAGATATAAGGCACGTTGAGCTCGTTGCCGACATAATGACTAGAACTGGAGAAGTTAGGCAAATTGGAAGACATGGTGTAACTGGAGAAAAAACTAGTGTATTTGCAAAAGCCGCCTTTGAAGTAACAGTTAAACATTTATTAGACGCTGCAGCAAGAGGTGACGTGGAAGAGTTTAGAGGAGTAGTAGAAAATATTATTATTGGGCAACCTATTAAACTTGGAACTGGAATGGTTGAGCTTCTCATGAAGCCTGGAGCGAGGTGATAAAATGTCTCAACAAATATCATTCGAATCAGAATTAAAAACACTTTTAAAAACAGGAAAGGTAATATTTGGGGCAAGAAGAACAATAAAAAGCTTAAAATTAGGCAAAATTAAGGCAGTGATAATAGCATCTACCTTAAGAACTGATTTAAAGGCAGATATTCTATATTATTCTAAGATATCTGGAGTACCAATTTATGAGTATCCTGGCAGTGGATGGGAATTAGGAACATTAGCTGGAAAACCTTTTATGGTATCAACAATTGGTGTAGAAAATGAAGGTGACTCAAAGATTCTACAACTTGCAAAGCCAGTCTCATGAGGTGTAGTATAATTGCCAGAGATCAAGCTAACTCAGGACGAAATAAGATATATGTCTTTATTTCAAGAAGTAACTAAAGTTACTGCTAAGGATTGTGTTGTAGATGAAGAAAATAATAGGATAATTTTCTTAGTTGATCCTCATTTTATGGGTTTAGCCATAGGAAAAAATGGTATGAACGTAAAGAAGCTAAAGAAAGTTTTGGGAAAGGACATAGAAATAGTTGCGTATAGTGATAACCTAGAAGATATGGTAAAGAACTTAATGTCGCCAGCAAGAGTAAGAAGTGTAAAAGTTATAGATAATGATAGTAAAAAGACTGTCTATATAACAGTAGATCCACAAGATAAAGGTATTGCTATAGGTAAAAGCGGAAAGAACGTTGTTAGAGCAAAATTAATTTTAAAAAGATATATGGATATAGACTCAGTAGTTATTGTCTGAGGGTTGTAAATGTCGGGAAAATCACCTAAAGGTTTATATGCAGCAAGAAAACTTAAACTGAAGAGATTAAAGTTTAGGTGGAGCCAAAGGTCATTTAAAGCTAGGATGTTGCAATTAAAGAAGAGATTTGACCCATTAGAAGGAGCTCCAATGGCTAGAGGAATAGTGCTAGAAAAAGTAGGTATAGAATCGAGGCAGCCTAATTCTGCAGTAAGGAAATGTGTTAGAGTTCAGTTAGTTAAGAACGGTAGAGTAGTTACTGCTTTCGTTCCAGGAGACGGTGGAGTTAACTTTATCGATGAGCACGATGAGGTAGTAATAGCAGGCATAGGAGGTACATTAGGTAGATCAATGGGTGACCTACCGGGAGTTAGATATAAAGTTATTATGGTTAATGGAGTATCTTTAGACGCATTATATAAAGGAAAGAAACAAAAACCAGTTAGGTAATTATTTCTTCTCTTCCTCTTCTCCTCCACCTTTCTTCCTTTCTTTTTCCTGTTCATCTACTAAGCTTTTCTTGACATATATTGGTTTGTTAGAAATTAATGCTAAGTATATAGCATGACTTGGTATCATTCTTTTCTGAATTATAACACCATCAAATTTTAGCTCTATAGTTGCTATATAAACTGATCCAGAAATATCGTCAATAGTTACTTTGTTAATATGTTTGCTTATTTCTTCCGTAACTTCTGGTATGAAGGACAGTATATCGAAAATTGTTTCTCTCTTATCGCCTAATATACTATCCTCTTCATACTGTTTTTTTATTTTATTTATTGCTATAA comes from the Acidianus infernus genome and includes:
- the rpoA1 gene encoding DNA-directed RNA polymerase subunit A', with protein sequence MSEKIIKGVKFGILSPDEIRKMSVTAIITSEVYDEDGTPIEGSVMDPRLGVIEPGQRCPTCGNMMGNCPGHFGHIELVKPVIHVGFVKHIYDLLRATCRRCGRIKLEDQELERYRRIYHAINKRWPSAAKRLVEHIKKSSMKAPVCPHCGEKQLKIKLEKPYNFYEERKEGVVRLTPVDIRDRLERIPDDDVELLGYDPKTSRPEWMILTVLPVPPITIRPSIMIENGIRAEDDLTHKLVDIVRINERLKESIDAGAPQLIVEDLWDLLQYHVATYFDNEIPGLPTSKHRSGRPLRTLAQRLKGKEGRFRGNLSGKRVDFSSRTVISPDPNISIDEVGVPIDIAKILTVPERVTKWNIERMREYVLNGPDKWPGANYVIKPDGRRIDLRYVKDRKEFASTLAPGFIVERHLIDGDIVIFNRQPSLHRISMMAHKVRVLPGRTFRLNLLVCPPYNADFDGDEMNLHVPQSEEAIAEAKELMLVHKNILTPRYGGPIMGSAQDYISGAYLLTVKTTLLTEDEVQTILGVANISKDIGEPAILAPKRLYTGKQVVSLFLPEDFNYHGQANIASGPRLCTDEDCPHDSYIVIKNGKLLEGVFDKKALGNQQPESILHWLIREYPEDYGLWLMDNIFKVFIRYIEIHGLTMSINDVTISQEAMAKIAEKAKQADKQVQELIEKYEKGELEQIPGRTLEESLESYILDTLDKLRNDAGEIAAADLDPFNNVYIMARTGARGSVLNITQMAAMLGQQSVRGERISRGYYKRALPHFKRDDISAEARGFIYSSFRSGLNPIELFFHAAAGREGLVDTAVRTSQSGYMQRRLINALSDLRVEYDGTVRTLYGEVIQTLYGGDGVHPMYSSHGKTVDVNRILERVVGWKR
- the rpoA2 gene encoding DNA-directed RNA polymerase subunit A'' — encoded protein: MINEEDKKYLEEKLSSLSGKIPDSVIQKLRDAIVSYPANITKEEIDKIINLTLKDYDVSLINPGEAAGVVAAQSIGEPGTQMTLRTFHFAGVRELNVTLGLPRLIEIVDARKVPSTPMMTIYLTDEYKTDREKAISIARKIEYTKIENVVDSTSIDMASMALIIHLDEKMLKDKGIEPDEVEKVIRKLKLGDFTIDRPDELTITVTFQNMDSITGLFKAREKILNTKIKGIKGIKRAIVQKRGDEYVIITDGSNLEGVLGIKGVDVSRIETNNLHEVENVLGIEAARELITREIKKVLDEQGLDVDIRHVELVADIMTRTGEVRQIGRHGVTGEKTSVFAKAAFEVTVKHLLDAAARGDVEEFRGVVENIIIGQPIKLGTGMVELLMKPGAR
- a CDS encoding 50S ribosomal protein L30e, which codes for MSQQISFESELKTLLKTGKVIFGARRTIKSLKLGKIKAVIIASTLRTDLKADILYYSKISGVPIYEYPGSGWELGTLAGKPFMVSTIGVENEGDSKILQLAKPVS
- a CDS encoding NusA-like transcription termination signal-binding factor produces the protein MPEIKLTQDEIRYMSLFQEVTKVTAKDCVVDEENNRIIFLVDPHFMGLAIGKNGMNVKKLKKVLGKDIEIVAYSDNLEDMVKNLMSPARVRSVKVIDNDSKKTVYITVDPQDKGIAIGKSGKNVVRAKLILKRYMDIDSVVIV
- a CDS encoding 30S ribosomal protein S12, which codes for MSGKSPKGLYAARKLKLKRLKFRWSQRSFKARMLQLKKRFDPLEGAPMARGIVLEKVGIESRQPNSAVRKCVRVQLVKNGRVVTAFVPGDGGVNFIDEHDEVVIAGIGGTLGRSMGDLPGVRYKVIMVNGVSLDALYKGKKQKPVR
- a CDS encoding bifunctional nuclease family protein; the protein is MKEEEDYIKVNRVDAFVYPLDGLPVMVCYLEDGREFNLFYVPIEIVIAINKIKKQYEEDSILGDKRETIFDILSFIPEVTEEISKHINKVTIDDISGSVYIATIELKFDGVIIQKRMIPSHAIYLALISNKPIYVKKSLVDEQEKERKKGGGEEEEKK